A genomic segment from Nodularia sphaerocarpa UHCC 0038 encodes:
- a CDS encoding glycosyltransferase, with protein sequence MNKLLMVTTVPDTLTAFLLPFAKYFRLQGWCVEAMAYGISANAECLQAFDHVWDVEWSRNPLAPFNLVVAPRIIQDVIQQGQYDIVHVHTPVAAFVTRYALKHWQKQPKPQVIYTAHGFHFYRGGKAFKNGVFLALEKVAGRWTDHLVVINREDEKAAKQYKLISPERIHYMPGIGVDIQHYSLDADQADEVERVRQELSLTPEISLFLSVAELIPRKHPEDILRAFAGLKRPSTCLAFAGDGAMLKPMQQLASSLGIQDQVRFLGFRKDISTLMRAAVATILASEQEGLPRCVMESMCLGIPVIGTCIRGTQDLLEDGCGLLFQVGDVQALTNAIAWILDHPHEARMIGQRGRDRMAPFELQQIIQMHEKLYAEALSA encoded by the coding sequence ATGAACAAACTTTTAATGGTCACTACTGTCCCAGATACCCTAACAGCTTTTTTGCTACCCTTTGCCAAATACTTTCGCCTTCAAGGCTGGTGTGTGGAAGCAATGGCTTATGGAATTTCCGCTAATGCTGAATGTTTGCAAGCTTTTGATCACGTCTGGGACGTAGAATGGTCACGCAATCCTTTAGCTCCATTTAATCTAGTAGTTGCTCCGCGCATCATCCAAGATGTCATACAGCAGGGGCAATATGACATAGTTCATGTCCACACGCCTGTAGCAGCTTTTGTGACCCGTTATGCCCTCAAGCATTGGCAAAAACAACCTAAACCGCAAGTTATTTACACTGCTCACGGATTTCACTTTTATCGTGGTGGAAAAGCATTCAAAAATGGTGTTTTCTTGGCTTTGGAGAAGGTTGCAGGACGCTGGACAGATCATTTAGTCGTGATTAATCGGGAGGATGAAAAAGCGGCGAAGCAATATAAACTAATATCACCCGAACGTATCCACTATATGCCAGGAATTGGTGTGGATATACAGCACTACAGTTTAGATGCTGATCAAGCAGATGAAGTTGAGCGGGTACGTCAAGAATTAAGTTTAACACCGGAAATTTCGCTGTTTTTGTCGGTGGCTGAATTAATTCCTCGCAAGCACCCAGAAGATATTTTGCGGGCATTTGCTGGCTTAAAAAGACCATCGACTTGTTTAGCTTTTGCGGGAGATGGGGCAATGTTAAAGCCGATGCAACAGTTAGCATCTTCTCTGGGGATACAAGATCAAGTGCGTTTTTTGGGATTCCGCAAAGATATTTCTACTTTAATGCGGGCAGCAGTTGCTACCATCCTGGCTTCGGAACAAGAGGGTTTACCTCGATGTGTGATGGAGTCTATGTGCTTGGGTATCCCAGTGATTGGCACTTGCATTCGGGGAACTCAAGACTTGCTAGAAGACGGTTGTGGCTTGCTTTTCCAAGTCGGAGATGTACAAGCTTTAACCAATGCGATCGCCTGGATTTTAGACCATCCCCATGAAGCGCGCATGATCGGCCAACGGGGACGCGATCGCATGGCTCCATTTGAACTACAGCAAATTATCCAGATGCATGAAAAATTATACGCTGAGGCTTTGTCGGCATAA
- a CDS encoding sugar transferase translates to MIVENFQGAIFTKNYNKFIKSVLDKLVAVILLFFCLPVMLIVAIAIYIQMGKPIVFSQQRPGKKGRIFNCYKFRTMTNKRNRDGQLLSDSERITNLGKFLRQTSLDELPQLWSVLKGDMSFVGPRPLLVQYLPYYSEKESQRHLVLPGITGLAQVKGRNKLSWKEILALDIQYVEQQSLALDLYILFMTVWKVIARSDIDVVNQLEDFDQYRKKQLEIFDKNSQMM, encoded by the coding sequence ATGATAGTCGAAAATTTTCAGGGTGCTATTTTCACCAAAAACTACAACAAATTTATCAAGTCTGTATTGGATAAATTAGTCGCAGTTATTCTCCTTTTCTTTTGCTTACCTGTGATGTTGATAGTTGCGATCGCTATCTATATCCAGATGGGTAAGCCGATAGTTTTCTCTCAACAGCGTCCTGGTAAAAAAGGCCGCATTTTCAATTGCTACAAATTTCGGACTATGACCAACAAACGTAACCGTGATGGTCAATTATTGTCTGACAGTGAACGCATCACTAACTTAGGTAAGTTTTTACGCCAGACAAGCCTTGACGAACTACCACAACTCTGGAGTGTCCTCAAAGGTGATATGTCTTTCGTCGGACCTCGCCCTTTACTTGTTCAATATCTGCCTTATTATTCTGAAAAAGAGAGCCAACGTCATTTAGTGCTTCCTGGAATTACGGGATTAGCGCAGGTCAAGGGACGAAATAAACTGTCCTGGAAAGAGATTTTGGCACTGGATATCCAGTATGTTGAGCAACAGTCATTAGCTTTGGATCTTTATATTTTGTTCATGACTGTTTGGAAAGTAATTGCACGCAGTGATATTGATGTAGTCAACCAACTAGAAGATTTTGATCAGTATCGTAAAAAGCAGCTAGAAATATTTGACAAGAATAGTCAAATGATGTAG
- a CDS encoding glycosyltransferase family A protein produces MLTFIIPVKSRKVTKSWEILSKLFERTVKSVCNQTSPNFRVVVVCNEKPNIQFEHPHVHYVEVDFLPFDIATAEEKQLEGYAYAASSDIANRNADKARRILVGIDYASKFEPSHIMVVDADDCVNRYLAEYVQQHQKCAGWVFKKGYMYQEKSKFIYLNRKNFHQISGTSIIIRSDLINLLFTKTTFYNHLTDDSNLQPLPFPGALYSMGNGENILASNAIISQMKNATLKGGIVKIIEKISKYRILFVSPAITNDFGLYNLSF; encoded by the coding sequence ATGCTAACTTTTATTATTCCTGTCAAGAGTCGCAAAGTCACCAAGTCATGGGAAATCCTCTCTAAGTTATTTGAGCGCACTGTTAAGTCTGTCTGCAATCAAACTTCACCTAACTTTAGAGTTGTTGTAGTTTGTAATGAAAAGCCAAATATTCAATTTGAACATCCTCATGTTCATTATGTTGAGGTTGACTTTTTACCATTCGATATAGCAACCGCAGAAGAAAAACAATTAGAGGGCTATGCTTATGCTGCTAGCTCAGATATCGCCAATAGAAACGCAGATAAAGCGCGAAGAATTTTAGTCGGTATAGATTATGCAAGTAAATTTGAACCGTCGCATATCATGGTTGTAGATGCCGATGATTGCGTTAATCGCTACTTAGCTGAGTATGTTCAGCAACATCAAAAGTGCGCTGGTTGGGTATTTAAAAAAGGATATATGTATCAAGAAAAAAGTAAATTCATATACCTGAATAGAAAAAATTTTCATCAAATATCTGGCACATCAATAATTATTAGGAGTGATTTAATCAATTTGCTGTTTACAAAAACTACATTTTATAATCACTTGACGGATGACTCAAATCTTCAACCATTACCTTTTCCTGGCGCACTTTATAGTATGGGAAATGGTGAAAACATCTTAGCAAGTAATGCCATAATTTCACAAATGAAAAATGCGACTTTGAAAGGAGGGATTGTAAAAATCATCGAAAAAATATCTAAGTATAGAATATTATTTGTATCTCCAGCAATCACCAATGATTTTGGTTTGTATAATCTAAGTTTTTGA
- a CDS encoding ATP-grasp domain-containing protein, with protein MNILLTCAGRRNYLVNFFQEALGNRGYVLAGDAISEAPALQEADESFLLPSVNHHDYFDKLLYICQENQIRLLIPLNDLELPLLARQRERFLKIGTIPVISSPKVIDICFDKWATCEFLNNLGISVPKTYLSVKQARAAIQHGEICFPLVVKPRWGSASIGIEYPEDDEDLELAYRFVNKSLNKSFLAGISSTDPEQCILIQEKVIGQEYGLDIVNNLEGTHITTFVKRKLAMRAGETDKAVTVEHEDLRKLGATIGENIGHIGNLDCDVIISEKGARVLEMNPRFGGGYPFSQIAGANLPAALIAWANGETPKEQWLKVQNNIISAKCDRLVNITSKSISSNADE; from the coding sequence ATGAATATTCTGTTAACTTGTGCAGGAAGGCGGAACTATCTTGTAAACTTCTTTCAAGAAGCTTTAGGAAATCGTGGATATGTATTGGCTGGTGATGCTATTTCAGAAGCTCCCGCACTTCAAGAAGCCGATGAAAGTTTTTTATTACCATCTGTAAATCACCATGACTACTTTGATAAATTACTTTATATCTGCCAAGAAAACCAGATTCGTTTGTTGATACCGCTAAATGATTTGGAATTACCACTTTTAGCTAGACAACGTGAGCGCTTTCTTAAAATAGGAACTATCCCAGTTATTTCTTCCCCAAAAGTGATTGATATTTGTTTTGATAAGTGGGCGACTTGTGAATTTTTAAATAACTTGGGAATTTCTGTTCCTAAAACATATCTTTCTGTTAAACAGGCAAGAGCAGCAATACAGCATGGAGAAATATGCTTTCCCTTAGTCGTAAAACCTCGTTGGGGAAGTGCATCTATAGGTATTGAATATCCAGAAGATGATGAAGATTTGGAGTTAGCATATCGCTTTGTCAATAAGTCTCTAAATAAATCATTTTTAGCAGGTATCAGTTCTACAGATCCTGAGCAATGTATTTTGATTCAAGAAAAGGTAATTGGGCAAGAATATGGTTTGGATATTGTGAACAATTTAGAAGGAACTCATATTACTACCTTTGTTAAACGCAAGTTGGCGATGCGAGCCGGAGAGACAGATAAGGCGGTAACAGTTGAGCATGAGGATTTGAGAAAACTAGGTGCAACAATAGGTGAAAATATCGGACATATTGGCAACCTTGACTGTGATGTAATTATCAGTGAAAAAGGTGCGCGGGTGTTGGAAATGAACCCCCGTTTTGGTGGTGGTTACCCATTCTCGCAAATAGCAGGGGCAAATTTACCAGCAGCATTGATTGCTTGGGCGAATGGGGAAACTCCGAAGGAGCAATGGCTAAAAGTTCAAAATAATATTATCAGTGCTAAATGCGATCGCCTTGTCAACATCACGAGCAAATCTATTTCCTCAAATGCAGATGAATAA
- a CDS encoding DegT/DnrJ/EryC1/StrS family aminotransferase, giving the protein MNKPILLSTPHIGNQELQFVKEAFDTNWIAPVGPHVDAFEQEFCQLTGAGYGAAVSSGTAALHLALQLVGVESGDEVFCSTLTFVATANPIIYLGAKPVFIDSDRTSWNMNPELLQLALENRAHSGKLPKAVVLVHLYGQSADIDPILKICDQYDIPLIEDAAEALGATYKGRSPGTFGRIGIYSFNGNKIITTSGGGMLVADDPQLVAKARFLATQARDPAPHYQHSEIGYNYRLSNILAGIGRGQLQVLSERVAARRRNFEIYAAALGNLPGIEFMPEVNYGQATRWLTCLTINPQAFGADREQIRIALAAKQIEARPVWKPLHLQPVFAECECIGGAIAEDLFIHGLCLPSGSNLTDEDLARVIDEITTIHHK; this is encoded by the coding sequence ATGAATAAACCAATTCTCCTCTCAACCCCACACATAGGAAACCAAGAATTACAATTCGTCAAAGAAGCATTTGATACTAACTGGATTGCCCCTGTTGGTCCCCATGTCGATGCTTTTGAGCAAGAATTTTGTCAACTCACTGGGGCGGGCTATGGTGCGGCTGTCAGTTCTGGTACAGCTGCTTTGCATTTAGCTTTGCAATTAGTGGGTGTGGAATCGGGGGATGAGGTTTTTTGCTCTACCCTGACCTTTGTCGCTACCGCTAATCCGATTATCTACTTAGGGGCTAAACCAGTATTTATTGATAGCGATCGCACCTCCTGGAACATGAATCCTGAATTGTTGCAGTTAGCACTAGAAAATCGCGCACATTCAGGTAAATTACCGAAAGCAGTTGTGCTGGTACATTTGTATGGTCAAAGTGCAGATATCGATCCCATCTTGAAAATTTGTGATCAATATGACATTCCCTTAATTGAAGACGCAGCCGAAGCTTTAGGTGCAACCTACAAAGGGCGATCGCCTGGAACTTTTGGACGTATTGGCATTTACTCCTTCAATGGTAATAAAATCATCACCACCTCTGGGGGCGGAATGTTAGTTGCCGATGATCCTCAATTAGTAGCAAAAGCTCGTTTTCTTGCCACCCAAGCCCGTGATCCTGCCCCCCATTACCAACACTCAGAAATCGGTTATAACTATCGTCTGAGCAACATTTTAGCTGGTATTGGTCGCGGTCAATTGCAGGTTTTGAGTGAGCGAGTAGCAGCTAGACGACGCAACTTTGAAATTTATGCTGCTGCTTTAGGAAATCTGCCAGGGATAGAATTTATGCCAGAAGTGAATTATGGACAAGCCACGCGCTGGCTAACCTGTTTGACAATAAATCCCCAAGCTTTTGGGGCAGACAGAGAACAAATCCGCATCGCACTTGCCGCCAAGCAAATTGAAGCGCGTCCTGTGTGGAAACCTTTACACCTCCAACCTGTGTTTGCTGAGTGTGAATGTATTGGAGGTGCAATAGCAGAAGATTTATTTATACATGGTCTTTGCTTGCCTTCTGGATCTAATTTGACAGATGAAGATTTAGCAAGAGTCATTGATGAAATTACAACTATTCACCATAAATAA
- a CDS encoding GumC family protein, with amino-acid sequence MEVHESSTTLEKYWQILKRRGMPAILMFCSVLFLAQFAASLKKPTYVSEGKLRFRRTNTTSSLTGLGTEIGKLDPIIAQSNPLTTEAEVIRSVPVIQRTISQINLKDNQGNLLTTKEFLQGMTVREVRGADVLQISYKDIDPQISAKVVNTLMAVYLEENIASLRAETVAASKFIEKQVPMAELVVRRAEADLANFKQKNQVITLEEEGIKAVEILADLQKQINTTQSQIANVDSQSQALRQQLGMNSQQAVTTTSLNQIPGVQNLLTEIQQLESQLIDRRTVLQDTHPQIIDLEDKLNSLNKLLEQRIQQVTRTNTPQPVNTNFQLGELQQQTSARLAELESTRQGLESQAAALFKSQVDYQLRLNNMPKLEQQQRQLERKVQAAQSTYLLMLQRLQESRIAENQNVGNANIISPAEPPEQPVSSAMVSYLSAALLAFLAALATVYILETRDKSIKTVDEAKELLGLTVLGMIPFFNTAKKTFLRPEEPELYYQRLVVRDFPRSSISEAYRMLRANLTFISADKELKVTVITSSVSSEGKSTVAANLAVAVAQMESKVLLIDADLHHPVQHKIWKLTNNQGLSNLIVGQSEVSIAVKKVMDNLDVLTSGSLPPSPASLLDSKKMAMLIENFADNYDFVIIDTPSLNVAADAATLGQMADGVFLVVRPEVVNAVNATFAKEVLEKSGQNILGQIVNGVIPQNELHNYYYVPQKEHSEQTQLISS; translated from the coding sequence ATGGAAGTACATGAATCTTCAACAACACTAGAAAAATATTGGCAAATACTAAAACGACGTGGGATGCCAGCTATACTCATGTTCTGCTCTGTTTTATTTTTAGCCCAATTTGCCGCATCTTTAAAAAAACCTACTTATGTCTCAGAAGGGAAGTTACGCTTTCGCAGGACTAATACAACTTCTTCCCTGACAGGATTAGGAACAGAAATAGGTAAATTAGATCCCATAATCGCACAAAGTAATCCCTTAACTACGGAAGCCGAAGTCATACGTTCTGTTCCAGTTATACAAAGAACTATCAGCCAAATTAACCTTAAAGATAATCAAGGTAATCTCTTAACAACCAAGGAATTTCTCCAAGGAATGACAGTCAGAGAAGTTAGAGGAGCCGATGTTTTACAAATATCTTATAAAGATATCGATCCCCAAATATCTGCCAAGGTTGTGAATACTTTAATGGCAGTTTATTTAGAGGAAAATATAGCTTCACTCAGAGCCGAAACAGTCGCAGCTAGCAAGTTTATAGAAAAACAAGTTCCTATGGCAGAATTAGTTGTTCGACGAGCAGAAGCAGATTTAGCCAACTTTAAACAAAAAAATCAAGTTATTACCTTAGAAGAGGAAGGAATTAAAGCAGTAGAAATCCTTGCCGATTTACAAAAGCAAATCAATACAACTCAGTCGCAAATTGCTAATGTTGATTCACAGTCTCAAGCACTCCGCCAGCAGTTGGGGATGAACTCCCAACAAGCCGTGACGACAACTTCTCTCAACCAAATTCCCGGAGTTCAAAACCTGCTCACAGAAATTCAACAATTAGAGTCACAACTTATAGACAGACGCACTGTTTTGCAAGATACTCATCCACAAATCATCGATTTAGAAGATAAGTTAAATTCCTTAAATAAGCTACTAGAACAACGCATACAACAAGTTACAAGAACGAATACACCACAACCAGTGAATACAAACTTTCAACTGGGAGAATTACAACAACAAACATCTGCTAGACTTGCAGAATTAGAGTCAACCCGTCAGGGTTTAGAAAGTCAGGCAGCGGCTTTATTCAAATCACAAGTTGATTATCAGCTACGACTGAATAATATGCCGAAATTAGAGCAACAACAACGTCAGTTAGAACGTAAAGTACAAGCAGCCCAATCTACTTACTTATTGATGCTACAGAGGCTACAAGAAAGCCGCATCGCTGAAAATCAAAATGTCGGCAATGCTAATATCATATCCCCAGCCGAACCTCCCGAACAGCCAGTTTCTTCAGCTATGGTTTCGTACTTAAGTGCAGCTCTGTTAGCCTTTCTGGCTGCTTTAGCAACTGTGTATATATTAGAAACTAGAGATAAATCAATTAAAACGGTGGATGAGGCTAAGGAATTATTGGGATTGACTGTATTAGGCATGATTCCTTTCTTCAACACAGCTAAAAAGACTTTTCTTCGTCCAGAAGAACCGGAGTTATATTACCAAAGGCTTGTAGTTCGGGATTTTCCCCGTTCTTCTATTAGTGAAGCTTACCGAATGCTGCGGGCTAATCTCACATTTATAAGTGCTGATAAAGAACTAAAAGTTACAGTTATTACTAGTTCTGTATCTTCTGAGGGGAAGTCAACTGTCGCTGCTAATTTAGCTGTAGCTGTTGCCCAAATGGAAAGTAAAGTCTTACTCATAGACGCAGATTTACATCATCCAGTCCAACATAAAATCTGGAAATTAACTAATAATCAAGGTTTAAGTAATTTAATTGTGGGACAGTCGGAAGTTAGCATAGCTGTCAAAAAAGTTATGGATAATTTAGATGTCCTCACTTCTGGCAGTTTACCTCCTAGTCCAGCATCTTTGTTGGACTCGAAAAAAATGGCAATGTTAATAGAAAATTTTGCAGATAATTATGATTTCGTGATTATTGATACTCCTTCATTAAATGTTGCTGCTGATGCTGCTACTCTCGGTCAAATGGCTGATGGTGTTTTTTTGGTAGTTCGTCCTGAGGTAGTAAATGCCGTCAATGCAACTTTTGCTAAAGAGGTTTTGGAAAAATCTGGACAGAACATACTAGGACAGATAGTCAATGGTGTGATTCCTCAAAATGAACTCCACAACTATTACTACGTCCCGCAAAAAGAACACTCAGAGCAAACGCAACTGATTTCTTCATAA
- the dnaN gene encoding DNA polymerase III subunit beta yields MKLICTQSDLSTNLSLVSRAVPSRPTHPVLANVLLQADAETNQVSLTAFDLSLGIRTSFNAEVLEGGAIALPAKLLVDITSRLQEGEVTLDDESALDSQTATGEGLIVTLTPKSGHYQVRAMSAEEFPELPIIANTEPIQLTTAALIEGLRGSLFATSGDETKQVLTGVHLTVKQDTLEFAATDGHRLAVVETTNERPLDNSDQLEVTVPARALRELQRMLGHNAASDEAIALYLDQGQVVFAWQNQRLTSRTLDGQYPAYRQLIPRQFERKLTIERKQLISTLERIAVLADQKNNIVKVSINSAAQELTLSCEAQDVGSGRESIPAQISGEDIEIAFNIKYLMEGLKELPSSEIQIHLNQALTPVIFTPLGGLKMTYLAMPVQLRN; encoded by the coding sequence ATGAAATTAATTTGCACCCAAAGCGACCTCAGTACCAACCTTTCACTTGTTAGCCGAGCCGTACCGTCACGCCCAACTCATCCGGTACTGGCTAATGTGCTGCTACAAGCAGATGCTGAAACTAATCAAGTCAGCTTAACCGCCTTTGATCTGAGTTTGGGTATTCGTACCAGCTTTAATGCTGAGGTGTTAGAAGGAGGAGCGATCGCTCTCCCTGCTAAACTACTTGTAGACATCACCTCACGCCTTCAAGAAGGAGAAGTAACTCTCGACGATGAATCAGCCCTAGACTCCCAAACAGCCACAGGAGAAGGTTTAATTGTCACCCTCACGCCCAAGAGTGGACATTATCAAGTCCGAGCCATGAGCGCTGAAGAGTTTCCCGAACTTCCCATCATTGCAAATACTGAACCCATTCAACTCACCACAGCCGCATTAATTGAAGGATTACGAGGCTCATTATTTGCTACCAGTGGCGATGAAACCAAGCAAGTCCTGACGGGAGTGCATTTAACTGTTAAACAAGACACCCTAGAATTTGCGGCTACCGATGGACACCGCCTAGCAGTCGTAGAAACTACTAATGAGCGTCCCCTGGACAATAGTGATCAATTAGAGGTGACAGTTCCAGCTAGAGCCTTACGGGAACTACAACGGATGTTGGGTCATAATGCTGCCTCTGATGAGGCGATCGCCTTATACTTAGATCAAGGTCAAGTAGTATTTGCATGGCAAAATCAACGCTTAACCAGCCGTACCTTAGATGGTCAATATCCCGCTTATCGCCAACTAATTCCCCGTCAATTTGAGCGCAAACTCACAATCGAGCGCAAACAATTGATCAGCACATTGGAGCGCATCGCCGTGCTAGCCGACCAAAAGAATAATATTGTTAAAGTTAGCATTAACAGCGCCGCCCAGGAACTTACCTTATCCTGTGAAGCTCAAGATGTTGGTAGCGGTAGAGAATCAATTCCTGCACAAATATCAGGGGAAGATATAGAAATTGCTTTTAACATTAAATATTTAATGGAAGGGTTGAAAGAGTTACCATCTTCAGAAATTCAAATTCACCTCAATCAAGCCCTAACCCCAGTAATTTTTACCCCCCTGGGAGGTTTGAAAATGACCTATTTAGCTATGCCGGTACAACTGAGGAATTAG
- a CDS encoding GAF domain-containing protein — MSHIPKPNWRESIDQESVLRRITNRIRQTLELEEIISATTAEVRSLLGTDRVMIYKFHADGSGQVMAESIHEKRLPSLLGLNFPVDDIPLHARELFIKSKVRSVVNVETQEIGQSPLQEWENGVNLAEDIRYRPVDPCHVEYLTAMGVKSSLVAPIFYQDELWGLLASHHSESRAISEDELTAVQMVVDQLSIAIAQSTLLTQAREKAEREKIINRISTLLHSMPTIVLQPALEAAVAAFNGSGGRLCMKNLAFNLQNDQLASLTECLMPESNCVQVYTCGQQPVIPAQSIYPLMEQYSVWQEHYKSGKYDIWAISDLYKIPQLRTLQAAFQPTKIRSILMIPLQYRQQLVGYLSIFRNAVDTETLWAGQFDLDKRQVYPRLSFEVWRESKKAQAQTWTQAEIELAGDIGNLFASSIQQHELYQQVQAFNANLEYEVEKRTLELQRTSEQQRVLFEVVAKIRESLDIKAIFQTTTQEICNSLQADRVAVYRFQPDWSGEFIAEFVGEQWMKLVTVDVNTVWQDSYLQATEGGRYRHNETFAVDDIYQVGHSQCHIAFLEQLQAKAYAIAPIFIGQQLWGLLAAYQNAASRHWEASEIQFIAQIALQLGVALQQAELLKQSQEQAEQLIQAMRNLQQTQTQLIQTEKMSSLGQLVAGVAHEINNPVNFIYGNLSHVSDYAKDLASMLELYQQECPHPSQEIINRAQEMDLEFITEDFPKTLSSMKIGVDRIRQIVMSLRNFSRLDEAEMKAVNIHEGIDSTLLILQHRLKALPEIPNIQIIKEYGDLPLVECYAGQINQVFMNVLSNAIDAIEHPKKSKSERYLGQIIIHTAVSEFANKLKTVVIRITDNGEGISESVQKRVFDPFFTTKPVGKGTGLGLSISYQIVVDKHHGIFKCSSQPNLGTEFWIEIPICHINPNSSVVPA; from the coding sequence ATGTCACATATCCCTAAACCAAATTGGCGAGAAAGTATTGATCAAGAAAGTGTACTGCGCCGCATTACAAATCGTATCCGCCAAACATTAGAACTAGAAGAAATTATCAGCGCGACAACGGCGGAAGTCCGTTCGTTACTGGGAACTGACCGAGTAATGATATATAAATTTCATGCCGATGGCAGTGGTCAAGTGATGGCTGAGTCCATTCATGAAAAGCGATTACCGTCATTGCTGGGGCTAAATTTTCCAGTTGATGACATTCCGCTCCATGCTCGTGAATTATTTATTAAATCAAAGGTGCGCTCTGTTGTCAATGTGGAAACACAAGAAATTGGTCAAAGTCCCCTGCAAGAGTGGGAAAATGGGGTGAATTTAGCAGAGGACATCCGTTATCGCCCTGTAGACCCTTGCCATGTAGAATACTTAACGGCAATGGGGGTGAAGTCTTCTTTGGTAGCGCCTATTTTCTATCAAGATGAACTTTGGGGGCTATTGGCTTCTCATCATTCTGAGTCACGTGCCATTTCCGAAGATGAATTGACAGCCGTGCAGATGGTAGTAGATCAGCTGTCAATCGCGATCGCTCAAAGTACTCTTTTGACTCAAGCTCGTGAAAAAGCCGAACGGGAAAAAATTATCAACCGGATTTCTACTCTACTACATTCAATGCCCACAATTGTATTACAGCCAGCTTTAGAAGCAGCTGTTGCGGCCTTTAATGGTAGTGGTGGTAGGCTTTGTATGAAAAATCTGGCTTTTAATCTCCAGAATGACCAACTTGCCAGTTTAACAGAATGCTTAATGCCTGAAAGCAACTGTGTCCAAGTTTATACCTGTGGACAACAACCTGTAATACCAGCACAAAGTATATATCCACTCATGGAGCAGTATAGCGTCTGGCAGGAACATTATAAGTCTGGTAAATACGATATTTGGGCAATTTCAGATTTATATAAAATTCCCCAATTACGAACTTTGCAAGCTGCATTTCAACCCACTAAAATTCGCAGCATCTTGATGATTCCCCTGCAATATCGTCAGCAGTTAGTAGGCTATCTCAGTATTTTCCGCAATGCAGTAGACACAGAAACCCTGTGGGCTGGTCAATTTGACCTCGATAAAAGACAAGTCTATCCCCGCCTCTCCTTTGAAGTTTGGCGGGAATCTAAAAAGGCACAAGCTCAGACATGGACGCAAGCAGAAATTGAACTAGCTGGAGACATTGGTAATCTGTTTGCATCCTCAATTCAACAGCATGAACTCTACCAACAGGTACAAGCGTTTAATGCCAACTTAGAGTATGAAGTGGAAAAGCGCACTCTGGAACTGCAACGGACATCTGAACAACAACGGGTATTGTTTGAAGTTGTGGCTAAAATCCGGGAATCTCTGGATATAAAAGCAATTTTTCAAACTACGACTCAGGAAATTTGCAACTCTCTGCAAGCAGATCGGGTGGCTGTTTACCGCTTTCAACCTGATTGGAGTGGGGAGTTTATCGCTGAGTTTGTCGGTGAGCAATGGATGAAGCTGGTAACTGTGGATGTGAATACTGTTTGGCAAGATTCTTATTTGCAAGCCACTGAAGGTGGGCGATATCGCCACAATGAAACCTTTGCTGTGGATGATATTTATCAAGTTGGCCATTCTCAATGTCATATTGCATTTTTGGAGCAACTTCAGGCTAAAGCTTATGCGATCGCCCCAATTTTTATTGGGCAACAACTTTGGGGCTTGCTAGCAGCATACCAAAACGCTGCATCCCGCCACTGGGAAGCCTCAGAAATTCAGTTTATTGCTCAAATTGCGTTGCAGCTGGGGGTAGCACTCCAACAAGCTGAATTGCTTAAGCAGAGCCAAGAACAGGCAGAACAGCTGATACAAGCTATGCGGAATTTACAACAAACTCAAACCCAACTGATCCAAACTGAAAAAATGTCCAGTTTGGGTCAATTAGTTGCGGGTGTAGCTCACGAAATCAACAACCCAGTAAATTTTATCTATGGCAATTTAAGCCATGTCAGCGACTATGCTAAAGACTTAGCTAGTATGTTAGAACTCTATCAGCAGGAATGTCCTCACCCCAGTCAAGAAATTATCAATCGGGCGCAAGAGATGGACTTAGAATTTATCACTGAGGATTTCCCCAAAACTTTATCTTCTATGAAAATTGGGGTTGATCGCATCCGTCAGATTGTCATGTCTTTACGAAATTTCTCGCGACTGGATGAAGCAGAAATGAAAGCTGTAAATATTCACGAGGGCATTGATAGCACTCTGCTAATTTTACAGCATCGTTTGAAAGCATTACCGGAAATTCCCAATATTCAGATCATCAAAGAATACGGTGATTTGCCATTAGTAGAGTGCTATGCTGGACAAATTAATCAAGTATTTATGAATGTTTTGAGCAATGCCATTGATGCTATAGAACATCCAAAAAAGTCGAAGTCAGAGCGTTATCTTGGTCAAATTATTATCCATACTGCTGTTAGTGAATTTGCTAACAAACTTAAAACTGTGGTAATTCGCATTACCGACAATGGCGAAGGAATTTCCGAATCTGTGCAAAAAAGAGTATTTGACCCATTTTTTACCACTAAACCAGTAGGAAAAGGTACTGGTTTGGGGTTATCAATTAGTTATCAGATTGTGGTGGATAAGCACCACGGGATCTTTAAATGTAGTTCTCAACCAAATTTAGGGACAGAATTTTGGATTGAAATTCCCATTTGTCATATTAATCCTAATTCCTCAGTTGTACCGGCATAG